One stretch of Roseimicrobium sp. ORNL1 DNA includes these proteins:
- a CDS encoding VWA domain-containing protein — protein MATKPPDIHTLREQWSAAWPAALEAWSKFTRLRPPLLCLTDREAQAEGLTGSFAMIRLVDQAIVVSLPEVMKSRVHDFALEVLAHEIGHHVLAPANLTDHARMIARMRKGLPTLEMHAPMVANLYTDLLINDRLQRSAGLRMSVVYQMLAEGGSSGEVWKLYLRIYEMLWSLQRGSLGARFQDDVLEGDAQLGARLIRSYANDWMQGAGKFAALLLPHLLKDKISADYFKRWLDTGNAASGGVPDGLSDVEDGEGDIIHPAQDPFLTDFDDDLDEDTEAGSKPPPLPLKATKQNSGQARQPFEYGEILRAAGVNLSDHDIAVRYYREQALPHLVKFPTRSAPESTDPIPEGLETWDFGEPLENLDVFQSIMRSPKLIPGVTTVQRVWGTEVGKAPEKIPIDLDLYVDSSGSMPDPQRFISYLTLAGAIMALSALRVGARVQATLWSGKNQFTTTGGFVRDESAILKVLTGYYGGATQFPIHVLRETYAMRPRDARPAHILHISDEGISTMFEKDEQGGDGWDIAARALAVAKGGGSMVLNLVENWRTVSGWGNSHQMIQQAEAQQGWLVARVSTWEDLVAYAKEFSRKNYGDAPPKMPLRSRAPARASASKRTTPPPLPPT, from the coding sequence ATGGCCACCAAACCTCCAGACATCCACACACTCCGTGAGCAATGGTCCGCGGCGTGGCCTGCGGCCCTGGAGGCGTGGAGCAAGTTCACGCGCTTGCGGCCTCCGCTGCTCTGTCTCACTGACAGGGAGGCGCAGGCGGAAGGACTCACGGGAAGCTTTGCCATGATTCGCCTCGTGGATCAGGCCATCGTCGTGAGCCTGCCGGAAGTGATGAAGTCCCGGGTGCACGACTTTGCGCTGGAGGTGCTGGCGCATGAGATAGGTCACCACGTGCTGGCCCCTGCGAATCTCACGGACCATGCGAGGATGATTGCCCGCATGCGGAAAGGACTGCCCACGCTGGAGATGCATGCGCCCATGGTGGCGAATCTTTACACCGACCTGCTCATCAATGACCGTCTGCAGCGCAGTGCGGGACTTCGCATGTCGGTGGTGTATCAGATGCTGGCAGAGGGTGGCTCCTCGGGAGAGGTGTGGAAGCTGTACCTCCGCATCTATGAAATGCTGTGGAGTCTGCAGCGAGGCTCGCTCGGAGCGCGCTTCCAGGATGATGTGCTGGAGGGCGACGCCCAGCTCGGTGCGCGTCTCATCCGTTCCTATGCGAACGACTGGATGCAGGGCGCAGGGAAATTCGCCGCGCTGCTGCTGCCGCATCTGCTGAAGGACAAGATCTCGGCGGATTACTTCAAGCGGTGGCTGGATACCGGCAACGCCGCTTCCGGTGGCGTGCCCGATGGCCTGAGCGATGTCGAAGATGGAGAAGGCGACATCATACACCCCGCGCAAGATCCCTTCCTCACTGATTTCGATGACGACCTGGATGAAGACACGGAGGCCGGGTCGAAACCGCCACCTCTGCCACTGAAGGCGACCAAGCAAAACTCGGGACAGGCGCGCCAGCCTTTTGAGTATGGGGAGATCCTGCGTGCAGCGGGAGTGAATCTCAGCGATCACGACATCGCTGTGCGCTACTACCGCGAGCAGGCGTTGCCGCACTTGGTGAAGTTTCCCACACGCTCCGCGCCAGAGTCCACGGATCCTATTCCAGAGGGATTGGAGACTTGGGACTTCGGCGAGCCCCTGGAGAATCTCGATGTCTTCCAAAGCATCATGCGCAGTCCGAAGCTCATTCCCGGTGTCACCACGGTGCAACGTGTGTGGGGCACGGAGGTGGGCAAGGCGCCGGAGAAGATACCGATCGATCTCGACCTGTACGTGGACAGCTCCGGTTCCATGCCAGACCCGCAGCGCTTCATCTCCTACCTCACCCTCGCAGGGGCCATCATGGCGCTCTCCGCCTTGCGTGTGGGGGCGCGAGTGCAGGCCACGCTGTGGAGCGGGAAGAACCAATTCACCACCACCGGGGGGTTCGTGCGGGATGAGTCCGCCATTCTCAAGGTGCTCACCGGCTACTATGGAGGCGCCACGCAGTTTCCGATTCACGTGCTGCGTGAAACGTATGCCATGCGTCCGCGTGATGCCCGGCCCGCGCACATCCTGCACATCTCGGATGAGGGCATCAGCACCATGTTTGAGAAGGACGAACAAGGCGGGGATGGCTGGGACATCGCCGCGCGCGCGCTGGCCGTGGCGAAGGGAGGCGGCTCCATGGTGCTGAATCTGGTGGAAAACTGGCGCACTGTTTCGGGCTGGGGAAATTCGCACCAGATGATCCAGCAGGCCGAGGCCCAGCAAGGCTGGCTCGTGGCGCGTGTCTCCACGTGGGAAGACCTGGTGGCGTATGCGAAGGAGTTCAGCCGAAAGAACTACGGTGATGCTCCGCCGAAGATGCCGTTGCGTTCGCGTGCGC
- a CDS encoding MoxR family ATPase, translating into MKLPSLFRHVPQAPTNPAPRDVPKAFDVAQLYDGPVSSGDEEAAGSVALDEKLRQAYFWIVNTAIISPHYDVEFNDGPPQVFRLGDTQSPLTLPSAQSYSSFVLVPLLTFATRRKCLFIGGPGRGKTASSLLMGVLAGYSLKDVRRGMQHGHPQMTVSDLLGTPLPADLVNAQSTGDIRIAWRKWLSMRVKIIDEYNRIPTRTQSALLTVMGDNYAEMLDQIHECPDAAWFLTANDDQGGGTYQVIEALRDRIDVIVQALSFNVRFLDELLTRVEENVRPEEVVPPQIIFTTAEIDRMGKLIRAVELPPELRRRIEFFTSQFEFLEGAAEQFEYKTKDTARLAGADWAALVGQETGKDRLKDIGLQSKNGLSVRNLMTLLHYAKALAWFRGNAVVTLEDIRQILPFVLHDKLVPDTDAPFFEQAGQRPLRTDRVGWLRKLFDLACAEYDRLDLDRADTVASLDEEFRRGLDGLSESEITSRLTRIERHINELAKARKLYGHLYEDLLKLKYLHQRYTNYRRWLRTQ; encoded by the coding sequence ATGAAACTCCCTTCCCTGTTCCGTCATGTGCCGCAGGCTCCGACGAACCCTGCGCCGCGCGACGTGCCGAAGGCCTTCGATGTGGCGCAGCTCTATGACGGGCCGGTGTCTTCCGGGGACGAGGAGGCGGCGGGCTCCGTGGCGCTGGATGAAAAGCTGCGGCAGGCGTACTTCTGGATCGTCAATACGGCCATCATCTCGCCGCACTATGATGTGGAATTCAATGACGGACCTCCGCAGGTCTTCCGACTGGGAGATACGCAGAGTCCCCTGACGCTGCCCTCGGCGCAGAGCTATTCGAGTTTCGTGCTGGTGCCGCTGCTCACCTTTGCCACGCGGCGGAAGTGTCTCTTCATTGGTGGGCCGGGTCGTGGGAAGACGGCGAGCTCGCTGCTCATGGGCGTGCTGGCGGGCTATTCGCTGAAGGATGTTCGCCGCGGCATGCAGCATGGGCATCCACAGATGACGGTTTCAGATTTGCTCGGCACCCCACTGCCAGCGGACCTGGTGAATGCGCAGAGCACCGGAGACATCCGCATCGCCTGGCGGAAGTGGCTCTCCATGCGCGTGAAGATCATCGATGAGTACAATCGCATCCCCACACGTACGCAGAGCGCCCTGCTCACGGTGATGGGGGATAACTACGCGGAGATGCTGGACCAGATTCATGAGTGCCCGGACGCGGCTTGGTTTCTCACGGCAAATGACGACCAGGGCGGTGGCACGTACCAGGTGATTGAGGCGTTGCGCGACCGCATTGACGTCATCGTGCAGGCGCTTTCCTTCAACGTGCGCTTTCTCGATGAACTGCTCACGCGGGTGGAAGAAAATGTGCGGCCTGAAGAAGTGGTGCCTCCGCAGATCATCTTCACCACGGCGGAAATCGATCGCATGGGCAAGCTCATCCGCGCGGTGGAACTGCCACCGGAACTGCGGCGTCGCATCGAGTTTTTCACCAGCCAGTTTGAATTTCTGGAGGGCGCGGCGGAGCAGTTTGAGTACAAGACAAAGGACACAGCACGCCTCGCCGGCGCGGACTGGGCCGCTCTCGTGGGGCAGGAGACGGGCAAGGACCGGCTGAAGGACATCGGTCTGCAATCCAAAAACGGTCTCTCGGTGCGCAACCTCATGACGCTGCTGCATTATGCGAAGGCGCTCGCATGGTTCCGTGGCAATGCCGTGGTGACACTGGAGGACATCCGGCAGATTCTTCCCTTCGTGTTGCACGACAAGTTGGTGCCGGATACGGATGCGCCCTTCTTCGAGCAGGCCGGGCAGCGCCCGCTGCGCACGGACCGTGTGGGCTGGTTGCGCAAGCTCTTCGACCTGGCGTGCGCGGAGTATGATCGCCTGGACCTCGACCGCGCGGATACGGTGGCGTCCCTCGATGAAGAGTTCCGCCGTGGTCTGGATGGTCTCAGTGAAAGTGAAATCACTTCCCGGCTCACCCGCATTGAGCGGCACATCAATGAACTGGCGAAGGCGCGGAAGCTCTACGGGCACCTCTATGAGGATCTGCTGAAGCTGAAGTACCTCCACCAGCGCTACACGAACTACCGCCGCTGGCTTCGCACCCAATGA
- a CDS encoding MFS transporter: MSSFPPDPEIQPRPVLSERFLLLLLATVQFTHIMDFMVMMPLGPQLMRIFKIEPHQFSLLVASYTFSAGIAGLIGAFWVDRFDRKQAMLFCYAGFILGTLACALAPSYHALLAARVLSGAFGGVSGAIVLTVVGDVVPLERRAGAMGIVMASFAFAAVAGVPVGLWCAAKWSWHAPFIIIVGVGTLLWITCLMIFPSLRGHLNAGGHVRGEALARLRELVTNANTLTALLFMTLLILGHFMIIPFLSPSLVSNVGLQESDLPSIYLVGGFASLCTSPVVGRLADKHGRLLMFSVTIAGALVPIYFITNQGITPMFWVLVLSALFFIFAGGRFVPGQAIITSAVPARLRGSFMSLNSSVRDMVAGLASLLGGHIIAKDAITGKILHFPTLGWIAIGASLLSVFVASRVKPVS, translated from the coding sequence ATGTCGTCATTCCCCCCTGACCCTGAGATTCAACCCCGTCCGGTCCTCTCTGAACGTTTCCTCCTCCTGCTGCTCGCCACGGTGCAGTTCACCCACATCATGGACTTCATGGTCATGATGCCGCTGGGGCCGCAGTTGATGCGCATCTTCAAGATCGAGCCGCACCAGTTCAGTCTGCTGGTAGCCTCCTACACCTTCAGCGCTGGCATTGCGGGGTTGATTGGGGCATTCTGGGTGGACCGCTTTGATCGCAAGCAGGCGATGCTCTTCTGCTACGCGGGCTTCATCCTGGGCACGCTGGCCTGTGCGCTGGCTCCCAGCTACCACGCACTGCTTGCGGCTCGTGTACTCAGCGGCGCCTTCGGTGGTGTATCAGGAGCTATTGTGCTGACGGTGGTGGGGGATGTGGTGCCGCTGGAGCGCCGGGCGGGCGCCATGGGCATCGTCATGGCGTCGTTCGCCTTTGCTGCGGTGGCGGGTGTGCCGGTGGGGCTGTGGTGTGCGGCCAAATGGAGCTGGCATGCGCCTTTCATCATCATCGTGGGGGTGGGTACGCTGCTGTGGATCACGTGTCTGATGATTTTTCCCAGCCTGCGCGGGCACCTGAATGCCGGCGGACACGTGCGCGGAGAAGCGCTGGCGAGATTGCGCGAGCTGGTGACGAATGCGAATACGCTCACCGCCCTGTTGTTCATGACACTGCTCATCCTGGGGCACTTCATGATCATTCCCTTCCTGAGTCCCAGCTTGGTGTCGAATGTGGGTCTGCAAGAGAGTGACCTCCCCTCGATATATCTGGTGGGTGGCTTCGCCAGCCTGTGTACGTCTCCGGTGGTGGGTCGCCTGGCGGACAAGCATGGTCGCCTCCTCATGTTCAGCGTGACCATCGCGGGGGCTCTCGTCCCCATCTACTTCATCACGAATCAAGGCATCACCCCGATGTTCTGGGTGCTGGTGCTCTCTGCTCTCTTCTTCATCTTTGCCGGTGGCAGATTCGTGCCCGGTCAGGCCATCATCACCTCCGCGGTGCCCGCACGCTTGCGTGGGAGCTTCATGAGCCTGAACAGCAGTGTGCGTGACATGGTGGCCGGTCTGGCTTCCCTGCTTGGTGGGCACATCATTGCGAAAGATGCCATCACCGGAAAAATTCTGCATTTCCCCACGCTGGGCTGGATTGCGATTGGCGCGAGCTTGCTGAGCGTCTTCGTCGCGTCGCGGGTGAAGCCGGTGTCTTAG